Below is a genomic region from Streptomyces ferrugineus.
CGGTCTGCGGTGACAAGCGCGGCGTCGAGGTCGCCCTCACCGAGAAGGCACGGGGCCTGCTCAAGGAGGCCTCCGGCCTCCTCGCCGAGACGGTCAAGGAGGCCCTGGCCCGGTTCATGGGGCCCACCCAGCGCCAGGCGATGTGCGCGCTGATGCCCGACTTCGCTGCAGAGGCGACGCCCGAGTAGTCGCCGGTGCGGTCGCGGGTACCCGGGGCGGTGCCCGCACCGACATCCAGGAGGCGTTCATGGGCATCTCGGATCTGCCCGCTCCCGTCGTACGGCAGGAAGCGGCACGCCCGTCCGATCCGGCCGCGCTGGAGGCCGCGCTGCGTGAGCGCGTCGACGGGGAGGTCCGGTTCGACGCCGGGAGCCGGGCCGCGTACTCCACCGACGCCTCGAACTTCCGGCAGACCCCGATCGGCGTGGTCGTACCGCACACCCCCGAGGCCGCCGCGGAGGCTGTGGCCGTCGCCCGGGAGCACGACGCGCCGGTGCTGTCGCGGGGCGGCGGGACCTCGCTGGCCGGGCAGTGCACCAACACGGCCGTCGTCATCGACTGGTCGAAGTACTGCACGGAGCTGGAGTCGGTCGATACCGAGGCGCACACCTGCGTCGTCCAGCCGGGCATCGTGCTCGACGAGCTCAACCGGCGGCTCGCCCCGACCGGGCTGTGCTTCGGCCCCGAGCCCGCCACCCACGCCAACTGCACGATCGGCGGCATGATCGGCAACAACTCCTGCGGCGCCACCGCGCAGGCGACCGGCAAGGTCGTCGACAACATCGCCCGCCTGGAGGTGCTGCTCTACGACGGCACCCGCTTCTGGTGCGGGGAGACCGGCGACGAGGAGTACGCCGAGATCGAGCGGCACGGCGATCTGCGGGCGTCCGTGTACCGGCGGCTGCGTGCCCTGCGCGACGGCCACGCCGACGAGATCCGCCGCCGCTTCCCGGCCATCCCCCGCCGAGTCTCCGGCTACAACCTCGACTCGCTGCTGCCCGAGCACGGCTTCGACGTCGCCGGGCTGCTGGTCGGCAGCGAGTCGACGCTGGTCACGGTCCTGCGGGCGGAGCTGGAGCTGGTGCCGGTGGTCAAGGAACGCACGCTGGTGGTGCTGGGGTTCGAGGACGTCGCGGCCGCCGCGGACGCCGTACCGGCGATCCTGCCGTACGAGCCGGTCGCGCTGGAGGGCGTCGACCGCCATCTCGTCCACGACGAACGGCTCAAGCACCTCAACCGCAGGGCCATCGACCAACTGCCCGAGGGCAACGCCTACTTGATGGTGCAGTTCGGCGGCGAGACCGTCGAGGAGGCCGACGAGTGGGCGCACCGGATGCTGGACGGGCTGCACGAGTCCGAGCACGACGCCGAGGTCGCCTTCCTGGACGATCCCGCCCACGAGGAACAGCTCTGGCAGGTCCGCGAGGCCGGTCTCGGCGCCACCGCGCACGTCCCCGGCCATCCCGACACCTGGGAGGGCTGGGAGGACTCGGCGGTGGCGCCGGAGCGGCTGGGCGAGTATCTGCGGCGGCTGCGCGGTCTGTTCGAGGAGTTCGGGTACCAGAGCGACGCCGGGCCGAGCCTCTACGGCCACTTCGGGCAGGGGTGCGTGCACACGCGGATCCCCTTCGACCTGTACAGCGCGCAGGGGGTGGCCGGCTACCGGCGGTTCATGGAGCGGGCGGCCGATCTCGTGGTCGAGTTCGGCGGGTCCTTCTCCGGCGAGCACGGGGACGGGCAGAGCCGGGGCGAGCTGCTGCCGCGGATGTTCGGCCAGGAGCTGGTGGCGGCCTTCGGCCGGCTCAAGGCCGTGTTCGACCCGGGCGACCGGATGAACCCCGGCAAGGTGGTGGCGCCGTACCGGCTCGACGAGAACCTGCGCATCGGCGCCGACTGGGCCCCGTACGCCCCGCGCGACCTGCACTTCCGCTTCCCGCACGACGACGGGTCCTTCGCCCGGGCCGCCAACCGGTGTGTGGGCGTGGGCAAATGCCGGCGCCTGGACACCGAGGACGACGGGGTGATGTGCCCGTCCTACCAGGTCACGCTGGAGGAGGAGCACTCCACGCGGGGCCGGGCCCGGCTGCTGTTCGAGATGCTCGACGGGCACGGCGACAGCGCGATCCGCGACGGCTGGCGTTCGCGGGCGGTCAAGGACGCGCTCGATCTGTGCCTGGCCTGCAAGGGCTGCAAGAGCGACTGTCCGGCCGATGTCGACATGGCGACCTACAAGGCGGAGTTCCTCTCCCACCACTACGCGGGCCGGCCCTGGCTGAGGCCCCGCTCCGATCTGTCGATGGGCTGGCTGCCGGCCGTCGCCCAGGCCGTGGGCCGCGCCGGGCTCTCTCCGGTGGTCAACGCCCTCACCCACACCCCGCCGCTGTCGCGGGCGGCGCTCGCGGTGGCCGGGGTCGAGGACCGGGAAGTGCCGCTGTTCGCACGGCAGTCGTTGCAGAGCTGGTTCGCCGGCCGGTCCGGCTCCGGCAGCGGCGCGCGCGGCACGGTGCTGCTGTGGCCGGACACCTTCACCAACTTCTTCCAGCCGCACGTGGGCCAGGCGGCGGTGCAGCTGCTGGAGCACGCGGGCTGGCGCGTGACGATGCCCCGCGAGCCGCTGTGCTGCGGGCTGACCTGGATCTCCACCGGCCAACTCGGCGTCGCCGAACGCGTCCTGACCCGGACCGTGCGCCGCCTCGCCGGTCACCTGCACGACGGCGGCCTGGTGGTCGGTCTGGAACCGAGCTGCACCACCGTATTCCGATCGGACGCCGAGGAGTTGTTCCCGGACGACCGGGATGTGCGCAGGCTGGCGGAGCAGACGGTGACCCTGGCCGAGTTGCTCACCGGGCACAGCCCCGGCTACGAGCCGCCGCAGGTGCCCGACCGCAGCGCCCGCGCCCTGGCCCAGGTGCACTGCCACCAGCACGCCGTACTGGGCTGGGAGTCCGACGAGGAACTGCTGCGCGCCGCCGGGGTCGACGTCGAGCGGCTGTCGTCCGGCTGCTGCGGCCTCGCCGGCAACTTCGGTTTCGAGCGGGGCCACTTGGAGGTCAGCCGGGCCTGCGCGGAACGCGTCCTGCTGCCCCGGCTCCGGCAGGAGGACCCCGCCGGCGTGGTCCTCGCGGACGGCTTCAGCTGCCGCACCCAGATCCACGAGTTCGACAGCGGCGGCCACGAGGGAGTCCATCTGGCCGAACTACTGGCCTCGGCGCTGCCCACGTCCGAGGTGGCGGCGAGTGCGTACGGAGTTGCTCCGGGGGCGCGACCGACACCCCCGGGGCGTACGGCACGGGCTCTCGCGCTGGCCTCGGCGGGGCTGGCGGCGGGCGGGGCGGCCGCGGGGCTGGTGCGGATGGTCCGGGGCCCGCGCGGCTGAACCGCCGCACGGCGCGGGCGGCAGGCGGGGCGCGTACCGGAGGCCCGCCGAGGTCGCTGCCCGGCTTCCCGCGACCCCGACCGGTGGCCGGGCCCCCGGCGCGCAGCGCTGCGGCGACCCGGTCCGCGACCGCCGACCGCTGTGCCTCGCCCTGCCCCCGGCCCTCCCGTCCACCACCGCCTCACCGCCATCAGGCCGCGGGCGCCCCGTCGAGGACCTCCACCCGGCCCGTGTCCAGCGAGTAGTAGGCGCTGACGACGGCCAGGGCACCCTTCTTCACCAGGGGCGCGAGGGCGGGGTCGCGGCGCAGGCCGGCCGCCGTCTGCCTGGCGTGGGTGCGGACCATGGCGTCGACCGGGTCATCGTGCTTCGCCTTGGCTATGGCCTCGTACGCCGGGCGGACGGCCTCGGCGATCGACTGCAGGTCGCCCGGCAGCGGCTTGCGCTCCTTCAGGGCCTTGTACGACGCCTTGACCGCGCCGCAGCGCTGGTGCCCGAGCACGACGATGAGCGGGGTTCCGGAGGTCACCGGCCCGTACTCGATGGAACCGGTGACCACCGGGGCGACCACCTGGCCGCCGGTGCGTATCGCGAACAGGTCGCCGATGCCGGTGTCGAAGACCATCTCCGGCGGGACCCGGGAGTCGATGCACGAGACGACGACGCCGTAGGGGTCCTGCTCCTCGTCGACGGCCTCGCGCCGGTCGACACCCTGGTTGGGGCGCTGGAGGGAGCCCTTCACCCAGCGCTCGTTGCCCTCCAGCAGGCGCTTGAGCACCGCGGAGGGCGTCTCGGGGGGTGCGGCCGCGGACGCCGAGGGGCTCGCCGCCGCGACCGGCGACGCCTTCGAAGCCGCGCCGTTGTCCGTCTTCGTCGAACAGCCCGTGATCACGGCCGCGGTCGCCACGAGCCCTCCGGTGAGTACGGCTCGGCGCTGCGGTTGCGAGACACTGCCCATGGCACGCTTCCCTTCTGGTGTTCCCCCTGGTGGGGCGGGTGGTGCCACTGTTGCGAAGGGGCGGTTAGCGCCCGTACAGCGCTGATGCAGCGCACTGGAAGCGCACGTCCAAATCACGGAGCGTCGCCCGGCGGTACCGGAGTTGCGGCGCCGTGTCCGTGGCCGCCCGCGCGGTCGCCGCCGGCGGGCACGCGTTCCTCGGCGATGACTTTGCGCCGGAGCGGGAGTCTGCCTCGCATGACTGATCCGGAACTGACAGCGGACCGCGGCCACCGGACCGGGGTCTGGCCCTTGATTCATGCCGAGCGTGCGGCTCTGGCGGCCGATCTCGAAGGGCTGGCGGACGAGCGATGGGCTACGCCGTCCCTCTGCGCGGGACTGACGGTGCGTGAGGTGCTGGCGCATCTCACCGCGGCCGCGAGTCTCAATGGCCCGCGCTGGCTGGCGGGTGTGATCCGCTGCCGGTTCGACTTCGACAAGCAGGTGGCCATGCGCCTGGCCGAGCAGTTGGGGGCGACTCCGCAGGAGACCCTTGCGCGGTTCCGGCGGATCGTGCCGAGCGAGACCAAGCCTCCCCTGCCCACGATCGCCATGCTGGGCGAGACGATCGTGCACGGGGAGGACATCCGGCGTCCGCTGGGCATCCGCCGTGACCTTCCGATCGAGGTCGTCACACGGGTCGCCGAGTACTACCGGGGCTCGGACCTCGTGGTCGTCGCCAAGGGGCGCGTCGGCGGCCTGGAACTGGTCGCCGACGACGGCCCTTTCAGGACCGGTTCCGGGCCGCTGGTGTCCGGCCCGACCCTGGCGCTGGTGATGGCCATGACCGGACGCACGGCGTACTGCGACGACCTCGAGGGCGACGGTGTGGAGGTGCTCCGCCAGCGCTGAAAGGGCCGACCAGCCCTCCGTGAGGCGCTCCGGAGCGCTTCTGGTCGACACAGCACGCGTTTCGACCAGGCGGCCAAGGGTGGGCGACGACGTCGCGTTCATCGCCCACGAACGTCCGAGGTCAGCCGGCCTGGCCGGACGGCCGCAGGGTGAGCTGGTTGATGTCCACGCCTTCGGGCTGGTTGATCGCGAAAACGATCACGTCCGCGATCTGCTCGGCGGTCATCGCCGGTGCCGCCTCGGGCACTCCGCCGCGCCTGTCCCAGAACGGGGTGTCCACGACCCCGGGGGCGACGACGGTGACGCCCACTCCGTCCTTGCCGACCAGGAGCCGGGTGTTCTCGGCCAGTGCGTGCGCGGCCCACTTGGTGACCGAGTACAGGTTGCCGGGCGTGTTCCGGACCCCGGCGACCGAACCGACGATCACGATCCGGCCCTTGGACTGCCTGAGGTGCGGCAGCGTCTCCCGCACCAACAGGGCCGGGCCGAGGACGTTGGTGAGCACCATGGCGCGCATCGCCTCGGGCTCGTGGTCCTCCAGGGTGCCGGGCAGCGAGAACCCGGCGTTGGCGATGACCGTGTCCAGCCGGCCCCACCTGCCCACGATGTCACGCACCGCGGCGGCGACATGGCTCTCGTCGCTGGTGTCACCGGTGAGCGTCAGCAGCCGCTCCCCCGCCCCGACGGAAGCGGCGAAGGCGGCCAGCCGGTCGGCGTCGCGACCGGTGACGGCCACGCGGTGCCCCTGCTTGATCAGGGCGCGGGCGGTGGCGGCACCGATACCGGTCGAGCCGCCGGTGATCATCGTGACGGGTTCCAAGGGACGGCCTCCTCATCGGTGGCGGGCACGGGCGGCCCGCCGGGGTTCGAGCTGTCGATGGACACGGGCCCGAACGCGAGTTACCGGCCGACTCCAGGTTGCCGCCGCTCCCGACACGCGGTGATGGACGAACGCCCCCTCCCGCACCGGCGGTTGGCCGACTCCGCCGACCGGCCGACCGGCGTTCGGCCGCTCGTTCGTGGCCTCGATGTCCGTACTGTAGCCGGACCTTGTGGCGGAGTCCGCGTGCCGTCGGTGACCTGGCGGGATGCCGGGTGGGGCGGTGGCCGAAAGGGACTGCCCGTCAAGGGCCGCCAGACTGCGGCTCGTTGAAGGTGATCGCTCCGGAGGGGCAGACACCGACGGCCATCCGAGCGGCCGCGCGATGGACGGCGGACGGCTCGGCGTCCAGCAGGAGCACCCGACCGTCGTCGGCATCCTGGTCGAAGACCTCGGGGGCGGTCAGTGCGCACATCCCGGCGCCGATGCAGCGCTCACGGTCGACGCGCAGCCGCATCGATGTCACGACTCCTCCTCGTCCCAGGTGACCGGGAGGCTCTTGACCCCGAAGATGTCCGCGAACTCCGGGCGCAGCTCGACCTCCTCGGGCGGTACGGCCAGACGCAGCGCGGGAAAGCGGTCGAACAACGCGGGAAGCGCGACCCGCAGCTCGACGCGGGCGAGCTGCTGGCCCAGGCACTGGTGGATGCCGTGTCCGAAGGCCAGGTGCCCGACGCTCTGCCTGCCGATGTCGAGCACCTGGGGGTCGGCGAAGCGCTCGGGGTCGCGGTTGGCGGTGTGGTACGACAGGACGACCGTCGTGCCGGCCTCGATGGTCTGGCCGCCCAGCTCGACGTCCTCCAGCGCCGTCCTCATGAACGACTTGGCGACCGTCAGATACCGCAGCAGCTCCTCCACGGCCCGGTCGGCGAGCGCGGGATCGGCGCGCAGCGCGGCCAGTTGGGCCGGGTTCCGCAGCAGCGCGAAGGTGCCGAGGGACAGCATGTTCGCGGTGGTGTCGAGTCCGGCCGCCAGCAGGGTGAGGCCGACGCCCTGCAGTTCCTCGTCGGTCAGATCGCTGTCGGTGAGCTCGCTGAGCACGTCGTCGGTGGGGTGCGCGCGCTTGGCGGCCACCAGCCGCGCGACGTACTCCTGGACCGCGGTGTAGGCCGCGATCAGCTCCTCCTCGGTCGGCTCCCCGCTCATCAGCGCTTCGGTCTGCCGCTGGAAGGAGTCCCGTTCCTCGTACGGCACGCCCAGCAGCTCACAGATGATGACGGCGGGAATGGGCCTGGCGAACGAGGCCACCAGATCCGCCGACGGCCCGGCCTCCTCCATGGCGTCCAGGCAGGCGGCGGTGACCTGCTCGACCCGCTCGGTGAGCAGCCGCATCCGCCGCACCGTGAACCTGCCGACCAGCGGCTTCCGGTAGCGGCTGTGCTGCGGTTCGTCCGTGAGCAGGAACTCGCCGGGCGACGCCGGGGGAAGCTCGAAGTCGACCACGTTCATCAGCTCCTTGCGTGAGCTGAACCGCGGGTCGGCCAGGACCGACCTGACCAGGTCGTATCCGGTGATCAGCCAGCCGGGTCTCCCACCGGGGTGGGTGTAGCGGCTGATGGGGCCGTGCCGGCGGGCGTCCAGTAACTCGGCCGGCGGGTCGAAGGGGCAGCCGGGCTGACGCGTCGTCGGCAGCGTCGTGACGGTGTGCGGGGATTCGGCCATGACGATTCCTCATCTCGCGATAGTACGCGTTTGACGTGTCACGAAAGCTATGTTGCATTCACATCTACGTCAATCAATGG
It encodes:
- a CDS encoding cytochrome P450, whose protein sequence is MAESPHTVTTLPTTRQPGCPFDPPAELLDARRHGPISRYTHPGGRPGWLITGYDLVRSVLADPRFSSRKELMNVVDFELPPASPGEFLLTDEPQHSRYRKPLVGRFTVRRMRLLTERVEQVTAACLDAMEEAGPSADLVASFARPIPAVIICELLGVPYEERDSFQRQTEALMSGEPTEEELIAAYTAVQEYVARLVAAKRAHPTDDVLSELTDSDLTDEELQGVGLTLLAAGLDTTANMLSLGTFALLRNPAQLAALRADPALADRAVEELLRYLTVAKSFMRTALEDVELGGQTIEAGTTVVLSYHTANRDPERFADPQVLDIGRQSVGHLAFGHGIHQCLGQQLARVELRVALPALFDRFPALRLAVPPEEVELRPEFADIFGVKSLPVTWDEEES
- a CDS encoding ferredoxin; the protein is MRLRVDRERCIGAGMCALTAPEVFDQDADDGRVLLLDAEPSAVHRAAARMAVGVCPSGAITFNEPQSGGP
- a CDS encoding FAD-binding and (Fe-S)-binding domain-containing protein, translated to MGISDLPAPVVRQEAARPSDPAALEAALRERVDGEVRFDAGSRAAYSTDASNFRQTPIGVVVPHTPEAAAEAVAVAREHDAPVLSRGGGTSLAGQCTNTAVVIDWSKYCTELESVDTEAHTCVVQPGIVLDELNRRLAPTGLCFGPEPATHANCTIGGMIGNNSCGATAQATGKVVDNIARLEVLLYDGTRFWCGETGDEEYAEIERHGDLRASVYRRLRALRDGHADEIRRRFPAIPRRVSGYNLDSLLPEHGFDVAGLLVGSESTLVTVLRAELELVPVVKERTLVVLGFEDVAAAADAVPAILPYEPVALEGVDRHLVHDERLKHLNRRAIDQLPEGNAYLMVQFGGETVEEADEWAHRMLDGLHESEHDAEVAFLDDPAHEEQLWQVREAGLGATAHVPGHPDTWEGWEDSAVAPERLGEYLRRLRGLFEEFGYQSDAGPSLYGHFGQGCVHTRIPFDLYSAQGVAGYRRFMERAADLVVEFGGSFSGEHGDGQSRGELLPRMFGQELVAAFGRLKAVFDPGDRMNPGKVVAPYRLDENLRIGADWAPYAPRDLHFRFPHDDGSFARAANRCVGVGKCRRLDTEDDGVMCPSYQVTLEEEHSTRGRARLLFEMLDGHGDSAIRDGWRSRAVKDALDLCLACKGCKSDCPADVDMATYKAEFLSHHYAGRPWLRPRSDLSMGWLPAVAQAVGRAGLSPVVNALTHTPPLSRAALAVAGVEDREVPLFARQSLQSWFAGRSGSGSGARGTVLLWPDTFTNFFQPHVGQAAVQLLEHAGWRVTMPREPLCCGLTWISTGQLGVAERVLTRTVRRLAGHLHDGGLVVGLEPSCTTVFRSDAEELFPDDRDVRRLAEQTVTLAELLTGHSPGYEPPQVPDRSARALAQVHCHQHAVLGWESDEELLRAAGVDVERLSSGCCGLAGNFGFERGHLEVSRACAERVLLPRLRQEDPAGVVLADGFSCRTQIHEFDSGGHEGVHLAELLASALPTSEVAASAYGVAPGARPTPPGRTARALALASAGLAAGGAAAGLVRMVRGPRG
- a CDS encoding maleylpyruvate isomerase family mycothiol-dependent enzyme; translated protein: MTDPELTADRGHRTGVWPLIHAERAALAADLEGLADERWATPSLCAGLTVREVLAHLTAAASLNGPRWLAGVIRCRFDFDKQVAMRLAEQLGATPQETLARFRRIVPSETKPPLPTIAMLGETIVHGEDIRRPLGIRRDLPIEVVTRVAEYYRGSDLVVVAKGRVGGLELVADDGPFRTGSGPLVSGPTLALVMAMTGRTAYCDDLEGDGVEVLRQR
- a CDS encoding carbonic anhydrase is translated as MGSVSQPQRRAVLTGGLVATAAVITGCSTKTDNGAASKASPVAAASPSASAAAPPETPSAVLKRLLEGNERWVKGSLQRPNQGVDRREAVDEEQDPYGVVVSCIDSRVPPEMVFDTGIGDLFAIRTGGQVVAPVVTGSIEYGPVTSGTPLIVVLGHQRCGAVKASYKALKERKPLPGDLQSIAEAVRPAYEAIAKAKHDDPVDAMVRTHARQTAAGLRRDPALAPLVKKGALAVVSAYYSLDTGRVEVLDGAPAA
- a CDS encoding SDR family oxidoreductase, with protein sequence MITGGSTGIGAATARALIKQGHRVAVTGRDADRLAAFAASVGAGERLLTLTGDTSDESHVAAAVRDIVGRWGRLDTVIANAGFSLPGTLEDHEPEAMRAMVLTNVLGPALLVRETLPHLRQSKGRIVIVGSVAGVRNTPGNLYSVTKWAAHALAENTRLLVGKDGVGVTVVAPGVVDTPFWDRRGGVPEAAPAMTAEQIADVIVFAINQPEGVDINQLTLRPSGQAG